The following are from one region of the Desulfosalsimonas propionicica genome:
- a CDS encoding mechanosensitive ion channel family protein — translation MGKLLRVGARVAGLLVGYISLVTALHTLALNEFATSVIIRVLLSLLLLQLMRASLQASRIALEMFGKIRDRFAIVEERTLPLFDLMMTVVIIAIGSYALLQVWHIDATAWLASAGVIGIAVGFAAKDTLANLFAGFFIIADAPYKLGDYVVLDSGERGEITKVGIRSTRLLTRDDVEVTIPNSVIANAKIVNESGGRWVKYRIRIKVGVAYGSDVQQVVDLLENVAKRHTRVCQQPAARVRMRGFGDSSLDFELLCWIERPEQRGLVAHELYMAIYNALAENNIEIPFPQRDLWVRKVPGPMPR, via the coding sequence ATGGGAAAGCTGCTTCGGGTGGGCGCCCGGGTGGCCGGGCTATTGGTGGGCTATATCAGTCTGGTGACCGCTTTGCACACCCTTGCGCTGAACGAATTTGCCACCAGCGTCATCATCCGGGTGCTGCTGAGTTTGCTTTTGCTGCAGTTGATGCGTGCAAGCCTTCAGGCCAGCCGCATTGCCCTGGAAATGTTTGGCAAAATCCGCGACCGCTTTGCCATTGTGGAAGAGCGGACCCTTCCCCTGTTTGACCTGATGATGACGGTTGTCATCATTGCCATTGGCTCATATGCGCTTTTGCAGGTATGGCACATCGATGCCACCGCGTGGCTGGCTTCGGCCGGAGTCATTGGTATTGCTGTGGGTTTTGCGGCCAAGGACACGCTGGCCAACCTGTTTGCCGGTTTTTTTATCATTGCGGATGCCCCGTACAAGCTCGGAGATTATGTTGTGCTGGATTCCGGCGAGCGCGGCGAGATCACCAAGGTGGGTATCCGCTCCACACGCCTGCTGACCCGCGATGACGTGGAGGTAACAATCCCCAACTCCGTGATTGCCAACGCCAAGATCGTCAACGAGTCCGGCGGCCGGTGGGTCAAGTATCGCATTCGGATTAAGGTGGGCGTGGCCTACGGCTCAGATGTGCAACAGGTGGTGGACCTGCTTGAAAATGTGGCCAAAAGGCACACCCGTGTCTGTCAGCAGCCTGCTGCACGGGTTCGCATGCGGGGATTCGGGGACTCGAGCCTGGATTTTGAACTGCTCTGCTGGATTGAGCGGCCTGAACAGCGGGGTCTTGTGGCCCATGAACTCTACATGGCCATCTACAATGCACTGGCAGAAAACAACATTGAAATTCCGTTTCCCCAACGGGATCTGTGGGTCAGAAAAGTTCCGGGTCCTATGCCCAGATAG